In one Perca fluviatilis chromosome 7, GENO_Pfluv_1.0, whole genome shotgun sequence genomic region, the following are encoded:
- the LOC120562255 gene encoding uncharacterized protein LOC120562255 — translation MVSMRVEGTVQPFLVDTGATCSTIRHCPSQHISPSHITVMGFSGEKQKLPITKPLHTAIGNQCVLHPYVVSPTVPMNLLGRDLLIKLGVSILCCADGILLTFPDGRQMTCSEGNQGHGQYILSPTSDSYADIYWAMLSPEGPGSGGILKQFFLWKPWISQVAPFVPPPDPPHVTLNYDVHSDLCYQDAFDTIADTRWDIHSQNIFVGPEGVAAAVQLTPDQLPWFVMTEESAPHVSLALHPGYEAKSLGPMVKTALTATDWTLTPLPKVQYSPSTKTFRIL, via the coding sequence ATGGTGTCCATGAGAGTAGAAGGAACTGTTCAGCCCTTCTTAGTTGACACAGGAGCTACTTGCTCAACAATCAGACATTGTCCATCACAACACATTTCACCAAGTCACATTACGGTGATGGGTTTCTCTGGGGAAAAGCAAAAACTGCCAATAACAAAACCACTGCATACAGCTATAGGGAACCAATGCGTCCTCCATCCATATGTTGTTTCTCCCACGGTTCCTATGAACCTCCTTGGCAGAGATCTCCTCATAAAACTGGGCGTGTCTATCCTGTGTTGTGCTGATGGAATATTACTGACTTTCCCTGACGGCCGTCAAATGACCTGTTCTGAAGGAAACCAGGGCCACGGACAATACATCCTTTCCCCCACCTCTGACTCCTATGCTGACATTTACTGGGCTATGTTGTCTCCAGAAGGCCCGGGCTCCGGGGGCATCCTGAAACAGTTCTTCCTCTGGAAGCCCTGGATCTCGCAAGTTGCACCCTTTGTCCCTCCCCCAGATCCCCCACATGTCACCCTAAATTATGATGTCCACTCTGATCTCTGTTATCAAGACGCTTTTGACACGATAGCGGACACCAGATGGGACATCCACTCTCAAAACATCTTTGTGGGACCTGAAGGCGTAGCCGCCGCGGTCCAGCTAACCCCTGATCAGTTGCCATGGTTTGTTATGACTGAGGAATCTGCCCCACATGTTTCACTTGCCCTGCACCCAGGGTATGAGGCCAAATCATTAGGTCCCATGGTCAAGACAGCCCTGACTGCCACCGACTGGACACTCACTCCTCTCCCCAAGGTTCAATACTCTCCCTCCACCAAAACCTTCCGCATTCTGTGA